GTTTTTACAGGTTCTCAGTTACCAATTGGTGATTTGCGTACGGATGCGAAAGAAAATTTGATTACAGCCATTCAAATCGCATCGTTAACAGAAAATAATAAACCGGTTATTACCGAAGTTTGCTTGTATTTTGAATACAAATTATACCGCGGTAACAGAACTACAAAAATTAGTGCCGAACATTTTAATGCTTTTACCTCGCCAAACATGCCAGCATTGGCAGAATCTGGCGTGCATTTAAAAGTCCAGAAAGAATTGTTATTACCTAAAACTACAGCAAATACAAACTTGTTAGTTCACCGTAAATTTGATACCCATGTTTTGGTTTTAAAAATATTTCCGGGATTAACAGTTACCATGTTACAAGCTATTTTAAATATTCCGAATTTAAAAGGATTGGTTTTAGAAACTTACGGTTCGGGTAACGCGTACAACGAACCTTGGTTTATTGATGCCATTCAAAATGCGGTTAAAAATGGCATGTTTGTGGTTAATGTTACGCAATGTTCTGCCGGAACCGTTAATATGGAAAAATACGAAACTGGTATTCAATTAAAACAAATTGGTGTTATATCCGGTTACGATATAACAACCGAAGCTGCTGTAGCCAAACTAATGTTTTTATTAGGATTAAAAACAGACCGATCGCAATTTCAAACCGTTTTTGAAACACCGTTGCGTGGCGAATTAACTCAAGAAGTTGCTCATTAAAAAATACATTATGGTAAAAAAACTTTTACAATTCGGCTTTTTGTTATTTTCTGTGTTTGCCTTGCATGCACAAGAACCGATTATTATTGAAAATCCGGTAGATTCTTTATACCGTGAAGATCAGTTTTATGTAAACGTTTCTTATAGCATGATGCAAAACAAACCTTCGGGATACAAACAGCGCGGCTATTTTTCTAATTTTTCTTTTGGTTTTTTGCGAGATTTCCCACTAAACAAACAGCGTAATATTGCTATTGCTCCCGGATTTGGTTATACGTACAGCCATTTAAAAAGTAACTTGTTGATTTTACCAGAAGATGCTATAGCTGGCGCTTCTACAAACGGATCGCAGTTTGAAGTTTTACCTATTGCTTCTTCACGCCGCAATAACATGCAATATCATACTATTGATGTGCCTATCGAATTTCGCTGGCGCACTTCCACACCAGAAAGCCATAAATTTTTTAGAGTTTATGCAGGATTAAAGTTCAGTTACATTTTCGCCGACAAATCGGTTTACGAAGAAGGAGCAGTTCATTATAAAGTAAAAAATATAGATAATTTAAATCGGTTTCAAACCGGAATTTATTTAGCTGCCGGATATAATACTTGGAATGCTTACGCGTATTATGGTTTAACGCCTTTATTTAAAAGCAGTGCAACCAATCCGGAACCTATTAAGTTAAATGCTTTACATGTTGGGCTTATTTTTTACATTTTATAACCACAAAGTAAAAAGCTGTGCTTGGCAATAAATGCCAATTAAAGTGCCCCAAAGCAATTCAGACGACGTATGCGCCTTCATAGCTAATCGAGAAGAAGCTACGCAGCCCGTTAAAACAATTAAGCAACAAATTAGCGTTAAGCTTGGATACCCCGATTTTATATTCATGCCAATAATAAAAGTTGCCATACCGCTAATGCCAATCATATGTAAGCTTATCTTTTTATTCAATAAGGCGGCCAATAACGCTAAAATAGCACTTAACATGGCACCAACAAAAAAATATCTAATTTCGTATTGTGCAATTGGTTTTAAGGAGTAAAAACTAATAAAATAAAAGTAAATGCTTTGTATGGCTAAAGGTAAACGCCTTTGTTTTACATTATTTACCATAATATCTGTTTTTAAAAGTTTAAATGATATTAGTAAATAAAATAGCAAAATAGGTAATATGACTGTTAGCAGAACCACTTGTAATACGAAGTAATACATGGTGTAAACCGAAAAAATAGTTCGGTATACAAAAAAGAAGTAAATTATAGTATAAACCGAAACAAATAACGGGTGAAAAATATATGAAAAAAGTTTTAATATAGGTTTCATAAGTAATTTGTTTCGGTTTTTAATTATATTTTTTTACGCATTCTGGCAACAGGAATATCTAGTTGTTCTCGGTATTTAGCAACCGTTCTGCGCGCAATAGGATAGCCTTTTTCTTTTAAAATATCGGCTAATTTATCGTCTGGTAAAGGTTTGTTTTTATCTTCTTCTTCAATTACATTTTGAAGAATTTTTTTAATTTCAATAGTAGAAACATCTTCGCCCTGATCGTTTTTCATTGCTTCAGAGAAAAAGTCTTTTAACAATTTAACCCCGTATGGTGTATCAACATATTTAGAATTGGCAACGCGTGAAATGGTTGAAATATCTAAACCTACCATATCGGCGATATCTTTCAAAATCATAGGTTTTAGCGTGGTTTCATCTCCGCTTAAAAAATATTCTTCTTGATATTGCATAATGGCTGACATGGTTACCAATAAGGTTTCGTTACGTTGTTTAATGGCATCAATAAACCATTTAGCCGAATCTAGTTTTTGTTTGATAAACTGAACCGCATCTTTTTGTTGATTGGATTTTTCGCGCGTATCTTTATACGTTTGTAACATATCTTTATAATCACGAGAAACGTGAAGCTCTGGATTGTTACGTCCGTTTAAACTTAATTCTAATTCGCCTTCAACAATTTTAATGGTAAAATCTGGAATAATATGCTCAACCGAACGGTTGTTGTCGTAAGATCCGCCTGGTTTTGGGTTTAAACGTTCAATTTCTTCAATCGCTTTTCTCAGTTCTTCTCGATCAATATTAAAACGCGTAATTAGTTTGTCGTAATGCTTTTTGGTAAAGGCATCAAATTGATCTTCTATGATATTAATTGCTAATTCTACCGATTGTGTTGGAGTTTTTGCACGTAATTGTAACAACAAACATTCTTGCAAATCGCGAGCACCAACGCCAGCTGGTTCTAGCTGATGAATAATTGTTAAAACGCGTTCTACCGTTTCTTCGTCGGTATAAATACCTTGCGTAAAAGCCAAATCGTCAACCAAATCTTGAGTTGTACGACGTAAATAACCCATATCATCAATGCTGCCAACTAAAAAATCGGCTATTACCCGATCTGCATCGGTCATGATAAAGGTGGTTAATTGATTTATTAAATCTTGATGAAAGCTTACGGCTGCAGCAAACGGCATTTCACGTTCCTCATCATCTTCGCTATAATTATTGCTTTGTAGCTTGTATTCTGGCGTTTCGTCGTCGCTTAAATATTCATCAATATTAATTTCGTCTGTTTCTATAGATTGGCTGTCGCCATCGTCGTATTCGTTGGTGTCGTAATCGTCAAGCTCTGTATCGCTATCTTCTTTACCAGTTTCTAAAGCAGGGTTTTCTATCAGCTCTTCTTTTAATCGTTGTTCAAATGCCATAGTGGGCAGCTGAATCAATTTCATTAATTGAATTTGCTGGGGAGAAAGTTTCTGAGATAATTTTAATTGTAAATGCTGCTTTAACATAATAATAAGATCGGATGGTATAAAAAAAGTTCCAAGTTAAAGTTACTATAAAAACTTAAAACTTGAAACTTTGTTATGGGTTTATGCTGTAAATTTTAACTTAAAATTCTGCGTTTTGTGGTGTACGTGGGAAAGGAATTACATCACGAATGTTTGTCATTCCGGTTACGAATAATACCAATCTTTCAAAACCTAAGCCAAAGCCCGAGTGAACGGCTGATCCGAATTTACGTGTATCTAAATACCAGTATAATTCTTTTTCATCAATTCCTAAAGCTTGCATTTTTTCTAGTAATACGTCGTAACGTTCTTCACGTTGTGAACCTCCAACAATTTCACCAATACCAGGGAATAAAATATCCATTGCACGAACGGTTTTTCCGTCTTCGTTTAAACGCATGTAAAATGCTTTAATTTTTGCTGGATAATCAAATAAAATTACTGGACATTTAAAGTGTTTTTCTACCAAGAATCGTTCGTGTTCCGATTGTAAATCTGCACCCCATTCGTCAATAATATATTGGAATTTTTTATTTTTATTTGGTTTTGATGCTTTTAAAATATCAATAGCTTCGGTGTATGAAACGCGTTTAAAGTTGTTGTCTAAAACAAAGTTTAGTTTTTCTAACAACGCCATTTCTGAACGTTCTGCTGCTGGTTTAGATTTCTCTTCTTCTAATAATCTAGATTCTAAGAATTTTAAATCATCTGGACATTTTTCAACCGCGTATCTTACTACATATTTAATAAAATCTTCGGCTAAATCCATGTTACCATCTAAATCGCAAAAAGCAACTTCTGGTTCAATCATCCAGAATTCTGCTAAATGGCGTGATGTGTTTGAATTTTCTGCACGAAACGTAGGGCCAAAGGTGTATATTTGACCTAATGCCATAGCGTAAGCTTCACCTTCTAATTGACCAGAAACGGTTAAATTGGTGTGTTTTGCAAAGAAATCTTCTTTGTAGTTAATTGTTCCGTCTTCGTTTCTTGGAGCTGATCCGTCTAATGGTAACGATGTTACTTGAAACATTTCGCCTGCGCCTTCGGCATCAGATCCGGTAATAATTGGTGTGTTTACATAAGCAAAACCACGCTCTTGAAAATATTGATGAACTGCGAAAGCCAATACAGAACGAACACGCATAATTGCACCAAATGCATTGGTACGAATACGTAAATGAGCGTTTTCACGTAAAAATTCTAACGAATGTTTTTTAGGTTGCATTGGGTATTTTTCTGGATCAGAATCACCCAAAATTTCTATTTTAGAAACCTGAACTTCATAATTTTGTCCGCTTCCTTTACTTTCTACCAAAGTACCAATTACAGAAATAGCTGCTCCGGTGGTAATGCGTTTTAATAATTCGTCAGGTGTGTTTTCAAAGTCAACAACACACTGAATATTATTTATTGTAGAGCCGTCATTAACAGCTATAAACTGTTTGTTTCTGAAAGTTCTAACCCAACCCTTTACGTTAACTTCTTGCAAAGCGTTTGTTCCTGAAAGGAGCTCTTTAATTTTAGTGTGTTTCATTACTACTTGATTTTTGTTTAACTACTACATTTGGTTATTCAGTTGTTTTATAAACAAATGCTTGCAAATGTAATGAAATTGTATGTGATTTTATGCATAGTTATATTATAATTAAGGATAAAATGCTCACATTGTTGTATAAAAAAATCCTTTATCTTGGTGGATAAAGGATTTTTAAAAACTTATACTTTCATTATTTCGGCTTCTTTAACCGCTAAAAGTTCGTCTATTTTTTTAATAAAGTTGTCTGTTAATTTTTGTACTTCATCTTCAGCAACTTTACACATATCTTCAGATGTGCCTTCTTTTTCTAATTTTTTAATATCAGAATTAGCATCCTTACGTACGTTACGAATGCCAATTTTAGCTTCTTCAGCTTCGGCTTTCGCTTGTTTTACTAAATCTTTACGACGCTCTTCTGTAAGCACAGGAATATTAATAATAATAGATTCTCCGTTGTTCATTGGGTTTAACCCTAAGTTCGCAATTAAAATTGCTTTTTCGATAGGAGTAATCATGCTTTTTTCCCATGGCGTTACGGTTAACGTTCTTGCATC
This genomic window from Flavobacterium agricola contains:
- a CDS encoding asparaginase gives rise to the protein MEASNKIKILLIYTGGTIGMIKDSITGVLKAFNFDELLHRIPELNLLDCEVETYSFENPIDSSNMNTEHWVMMADVIEKHYATYDGFVVLHGSDTMSYSASALSFMLENLSKPVVFTGSQLPIGDLRTDAKENLITAIQIASLTENNKPVITEVCLYFEYKLYRGNRTTKISAEHFNAFTSPNMPALAESGVHLKVQKELLLPKTTANTNLLVHRKFDTHVLVLKIFPGLTVTMLQAILNIPNLKGLVLETYGSGNAYNEPWFIDAIQNAVKNGMFVVNVTQCSAGTVNMEKYETGIQLKQIGVISGYDITTEAAVAKLMFLLGLKTDRSQFQTVFETPLRGELTQEVAH
- a CDS encoding porin family protein encodes the protein MVKKLLQFGFLLFSVFALHAQEPIIIENPVDSLYREDQFYVNVSYSMMQNKPSGYKQRGYFSNFSFGFLRDFPLNKQRNIAIAPGFGYTYSHLKSNLLILPEDAIAGASTNGSQFEVLPIASSRRNNMQYHTIDVPIEFRWRTSTPESHKFFRVYAGLKFSYIFADKSVYEEGAVHYKVKNIDNLNRFQTGIYLAAGYNTWNAYAYYGLTPLFKSSATNPEPIKLNALHVGLIFYIL
- the rpoN gene encoding RNA polymerase factor sigma-54 is translated as MLKQHLQLKLSQKLSPQQIQLMKLIQLPTMAFEQRLKEELIENPALETGKEDSDTELDDYDTNEYDDGDSQSIETDEINIDEYLSDDETPEYKLQSNNYSEDDEEREMPFAAAVSFHQDLINQLTTFIMTDADRVIADFLVGSIDDMGYLRRTTQDLVDDLAFTQGIYTDEETVERVLTIIHQLEPAGVGARDLQECLLLQLRAKTPTQSVELAINIIEDQFDAFTKKHYDKLITRFNIDREELRKAIEEIERLNPKPGGSYDNNRSVEHIIPDFTIKIVEGELELSLNGRNNPELHVSRDYKDMLQTYKDTREKSNQQKDAVQFIKQKLDSAKWFIDAIKQRNETLLVTMSAIMQYQEEYFLSGDETTLKPMILKDIADMVGLDISTISRVANSKYVDTPYGVKLLKDFFSEAMKNDQGEDVSTIEIKKILQNVIEEEDKNKPLPDDKLADILKEKGYPIARRTVAKYREQLDIPVARMRKKI
- the asnS gene encoding asparagine--tRNA ligase, translating into MKHTKIKELLSGTNALQEVNVKGWVRTFRNKQFIAVNDGSTINNIQCVVDFENTPDELLKRITTGAAISVIGTLVESKGSGQNYEVQVSKIEILGDSDPEKYPMQPKKHSLEFLRENAHLRIRTNAFGAIMRVRSVLAFAVHQYFQERGFAYVNTPIITGSDAEGAGEMFQVTSLPLDGSAPRNEDGTINYKEDFFAKHTNLTVSGQLEGEAYAMALGQIYTFGPTFRAENSNTSRHLAEFWMIEPEVAFCDLDGNMDLAEDFIKYVVRYAVEKCPDDLKFLESRLLEEEKSKPAAERSEMALLEKLNFVLDNNFKRVSYTEAIDILKASKPNKNKKFQYIIDEWGADLQSEHERFLVEKHFKCPVILFDYPAKIKAFYMRLNEDGKTVRAMDILFPGIGEIVGGSQREERYDVLLEKMQALGIDEKELYWYLDTRKFGSAVHSGFGLGFERLVLFVTGMTNIRDVIPFPRTPQNAEF
- the frr gene encoding ribosome recycling factor produces the protein MTEEIDFILDSAKESMQGSLNHLDKEFLNIRAGKASPQMLGGVFVDYYGAQTPLSQVANVNAADARTLTVTPWEKSMITPIEKAILIANLGLNPMNNGESIIINIPVLTEERRKDLVKQAKAEAEEAKIGIRNVRKDANSDIKKLEKEGTSEDMCKVAEDEVQKLTDNFIKKIDELLAVKEAEIMKV